The Arachis ipaensis cultivar K30076 chromosome B07, Araip1.1, whole genome shotgun sequence genome includes a window with the following:
- the LOC107608658 gene encoding reticulon-like protein B8 — MADKITAEKLFNTLVETMAAEKPKSVSFFEEEKSSSVSSQFNRLFGRQKPLHNLLGGGKSADVLLWRNKKISASVLTAATAIWVLFEWLNYHFLTLLCFALVLGMLAQFLWTNASGLMSRKPAKVPRFVLPEDVFVNIATAIGVEVNRGLRVLQDVACGGNLKQFLLVVFSLWAGAVIGSWCNFLTVIYVGFVAAHTLPVLYERYEDQVDNFVYKVLGEMRNHYSKLDAGLLSKIPKGKLKGKKFE; from the exons ATGGCAGACAAGATCACTGCTGAAAAGCTTTTTAACACCCTTGTGGAAACAATGGCAGCAGAGAAGCCAAAATCTGTATCCTTCTTTGAGGAAGAGAAATCGAGCTCTGTGAGCTCCCAGTTCAATAGACTCTTTGGACGCCAGAAACCGTTGCACAATCTTTTAGGTGGCGGAAAAT CTGCCGATGTCTTGttatggaggaacaagaagatttcCGCAAGTGTTTTAACTGCTGCAACAGCTATATGGGTGCTTTTCGAATGGCTTAACTATCACTTCTTAACTCTTTTATGTTTTGCTTTGGTTCTTGGAATGCTTGCACAGTTTCTTTGGACAAATGCTTCTGGTTTGATGAGCAG GAAGCCGGCTAAAGTTCCTCGTTTTGTTCTCCCGGAAGATGTCTTCGTTAATATTGCAACTGCCATTGGTGTTGAGGTTAACCGTGGTTTGAGGGTTCTTCAAGATGTTGCATGTGGAGGAAACCTAAAGCAGTTTCTTCTG GTTGTATTCAGCTTGTGGGCTGGTGCTGTGATTGGAAGCTGGTGCAACTTTTTGACTGTCATCTATGTCG GTTTTGTTGCTGCACATACACTCCCAGTTCTGTATGAAAGATATGAAGATCAAGTTGACAACTTTGTGTATAAGGTCCTTGGTGAGATGAGAAATCACTATAGTAAGCTTGATGCTGGTTTACTTAGCAAGATCCCAAAGGGAAAGCTCaaaggaaagaagtttgaatga
- the LOC107608660 gene encoding oxygen-evolving enhancer protein 2, chloroplastic → MASTQCFLHHHALTTSTRASSQRQVVCTKPNHVVCKAQKQDYDDASASVSRRLALTVLIGSSAIASKVSPADAAYGEAANVFGKPKTNTDFLVYNGDGFKISIPSKWNPSKEVEYPGQILRYEDNFDSTSNLVVTVTPTDKKSITDYGSPEEFLSQVDYLLGKQAFFGETQAEGGFDANVVATANILESSTAVIDGKQYYFLSVLTRTADGDEGGKHQLIRATVKDGKLYICKAQAGDKRWFKGARRFVENAASSFSVA, encoded by the exons ATGGCTTCCACCCAATGTTTTTTGCACCACCATGCACTCACAACTTCAACAAGAGCCTCATCACAACGCCAAGTAGTGTGCACAAAGCCAAACCATGTTGTATGCAAGGCTCAGAAGCAGGATTATGATGATGCCTCAGCCTCAGTGTCTCGTAGGTTGGCTCTAACTGTTCTTATTGGTTCTTCTGCTATTGCTTCTAAGGTCTCACCTGCTGATGCTGCCTATGGAGAAGCTG CCAATGTGTTTGGAAAGCCAAAGACTAACACAGACTTCCTAGTATACAATGGCGACGGATTCAAAATTTCGATCCCTTCAAAGTGGAACCCGAGCAAAGAGGTCGAGTACCCGGGTCAAATTCTTAGATATGAGGACAACTTTGATTCAACCAGCAATTTGGTTGTCACAGTTACTCCAACTGATAAGAAATCCATCACTGACTATGGTTCCCCTGAGGAGTTCCTTTCTCAG GTGGATTACTTGCTTGGGAAACAAGCTTTCTTTGGGGAGACTCAAGCTGAG GGTGGTTTCGACGCGAATGTTGTAGCCACAGCTAACATCTTAGAGAGTTCAACAGCAGTGATTGATGGGAAACAGTACTACTTTCTATCTGTCTTGACAAGGACTGCTGATGGAGACGAAGGCGGCAAGCATCAACTGATCAGAGCAACCGTTAAAGATGGAAAACTATACATCTGTAAGGCTCAAGCCGGAGACAAGAGGTGGTTCAAGGGAGCTAGAAGATTCGTTGAGAACGCCGCGAGTTCCTTCAGTGTTGCTTGA
- the LOC107608659 gene encoding oxygen-evolving enhancer protein 2, chloroplastic codes for MASTQCFLHQHALTTPTRASSQRQLVCTKPNQVVCKAQKQSHDDASVSVSRRLALTVLIGAAAVASKVSPADAAYGEAANVFGKPKTNTDFLAYTGDGFKLSIPSKWNPSKEVEYPGQILRYEDNFDSTSNLVVTVTPTDKKSITDYGSPEEFLSQVDYLLGKQAFFGETQAEGGFDANVVATANILESATPVIDGKQYYVLSVLTRTADGDEGGKHQLIRATVKDGKLYICKAQAGDKRWFKGARKFVEDSASSFSVA; via the exons ATGGCTTCAACACAATGTTTCTTGCACCAACATGCACTTACTACTCCAACAAGAGCCTCATCACAACGCCAATTAGTGTGCACAAAGCCAAACCAAGTTGTATGCAAAGCTCAGAAGCAGTCACATGATGATGCTTCTGTCTCAGTGTCTCGTAGGTTGGCTCTAACTGTTCTCATTGGTGCTGCTGCTGTTGCATCTAAGGTCTCTCCTGCTGATGCTGCCTATGGAGAAGCTG CCAATGTGTTTGGAAAGCCGAAGACAAACACTGACTTCCTAGCATACACTGGGGATGGATTCAAATTATCAATTCCTTCAAAGTGGAATCCGAGCAAAGAGGTCGAGTACCCCGGTCAGATTCTTAGATATGAGGACAACTTTGATTCAACCAGCAATTTGGTTGTCACAGTTACTCCTACTGATAAGAAATCCATCACTGATTATGGTTCCCCTGAGGAGTTCCTTTCTCAG GTTGATTACTTGCTTGGGAAGCAAGCTTTCTTTGGGGAAACTCAGGCTGAG GGTGGTTTCGACGCGAATGTTGTAGCCACGGCTAACATCTTAGAGAGTGCAACACCAGTGATTGATGGTAAACAATACTATGTTCTATCTGTCTTGACAAGGACTGCCGATGGAGACGAAGGCGGCAAGCACCAGCTGATCAGGGCAACTGTTAAAGACGGAAAATTATACATCTGCAAGGCTCAAGCCGGAGACAAGAGGTGGTTCAAGGGAGCTAGAAAATTCGTTGAGGACTCGGCGAGTTCCTTCAGTGTTGCTTAA
- the LOC107608661 gene encoding uncharacterized WD repeat-containing protein C343.04c (The sequence of the model RefSeq protein was modified relative to this genomic sequence to represent the inferred CDS: added 100 bases not found in genome assembly) — MGGVGDEEPALKRMKFSSKGKIGLSNGCSSVEPVGGGLCSDLMARPLPSEGDEQVIGSKGVIRKEEFVRIIAKALYSLGYGKSGAHLEEESGIPLHSAAVNLFMQQILDGNWDDSVATLHRIGLADESIVRAASFLILEQKFFELLDGEKVMEALKTLRTEIAPLCIKNSRIRELSSCVVSPSPRRDVARVRSRSKLLEELKRMLPPTVMIPEKRLEHLVEQALMVQREACPFHNSLDKQMSLYSDHHCGKAQIPSKTLQILEAHDDEVWFVQFSHNGKYLASASNDRSAIIWEVGMNGELSVKHKLSGHQKSVSSVSWSPNDQELLTCGVEETIRRWDVSTGKCIQIYEKAGVGLVSCTWFPSGKYILSGLSDKSICMWELDGKEVESWKGSKTLKISDLEITGDGEEIISICKDNAVLLLNRESKDERFIEEYQTITSFCLSKDSNFLLVNLLNQEIHLWNIEGEPELVGKYKGHRRSRFVIRSCFGGLKQSFIASGSEDSQVYIWHRSSGELLEALPGHSGAVNCVSWNPANPHMLASASDDRTIRIWGLNCLNVKYPNAHSNGIHYCNGGT, encoded by the exons ATGGGAGGTGTGGGGGATGAAGAACCAGCTTTGAAACGGATGAAATTTTCCTCGAAAGGAAAAATTGGTTTGTCTAACGGCTGTTCTTCTGTGGAGCCTGTTGGTGGAGGCTTGTGCAGCGACTTGATGGCTCGGCCCCTCCCGTCCGAAGGGGACGAACAAGTTATTG GTCTGGGATACCTCTACACTCGGCTGCTGTGAATCTGTTTATGCAGCAAATACTTGATGGGAATTGGGATGACAGTGTAGCTACATTGCATAGGATTGGTCTAGCGGATGAAAGCATTGTTAGGGCGGCCTCGTTTTTAATATTGGAGCAGAAGTTCTTTGAACTTCTAGATGGGGAAAAGGTCATGGAAGCATTGAAGACACTGAGGACAGAGATTGCTCCACTTTGCATTAAGAATAGTAGAATCCGTGAACTTTCTTCCTGCGTAGTCTCTCCATCTCCTAGGCGAGATGTTGCAAGGGTGAGGTCTAGGTCAAAGCTTCTggaggaattgaaaagaatgctaCCCCCGACTGTAATGATACCTGAAAAGAGATTAGAGCATCTAGTTGAACAAGCCCTTATGGTGCAACGAGAGGCTTGCCCCTTCCACAACTCATTGGATAAGCAGATGTCATTATATTCGGATCATCATTGTGGGAAAGCTCAGATACCTTCTAAAACATTACAG ATATTAGAAGCACATGATGATGAAGTCTGGTTTGTACAATTTTCACACAATGGGAAGTATTTAGCTTCTGCATCAAATGATCGATCTGCAATAATTTGGGAG GTTGGCATGAATGGCGAGCTCTCCGTAAAGCACAAACTATCTGGTCATCAGAAATCTGTTTCTTCTGTCTCATGGAGTCCTAATGACCAAGAGCTACTCACATGTGGAGTGGAGGAGACTATCAGGCGTTGGGATGTCTCCACTGGTAAGTGCATCCAAATTTATGAAAAAGCTGGGGTTGGCTTAGTCTCCTGTACGTGGTTTCCAAGTGGGAAATATATACTTTCTGGCTTAAGCGACAAAAGCATTTGTATGTGGGAATTAGATGGGAAAGAAGTGGAGTCTTGGAAAGGTTCAAAAACCCTTAAGATTTCTGATTTGGAAATAAcgggtgatggggaagagattaTAAGTATTTGTAAAGACAATGCCGTGCTGTTGCTCAACAGAGAATCAAAAGATGAGAGATTTATTGAAGAGTATCAGACAATAACATCCTTTTGTTTATCAAAGGATAGTAATTTCTTGTTGGTTAACCTTTTGAACCAAGAAATACATCTCTGGAACATTGAAGGTGAACCTGAGCTTGTTGGCAAGTACAAAGGTCACAGGCGCAGCCGATTTGTTATCAGGTCTTGCTTTGGTGGACTTAAGCAATCCTTCATAGCTAGTGGAAGTGAGGATTCACAG GTATACATATGGCACAGAAGCTCAGGGGAGCTTCTAGAGGCATTGCCTGGACATTCAGGAGCTGTCAACTGTGTGAGCTGGAATCCGGCGAACCCTCACATGTTAGCCTCGGCTAGTGATGACCGGACAATCCGGATATGGGGCCTAAATTGTCTGAATGTAAAGTACCCGAATGCACACAGCAATGGCATCCATTACTGCAATGGGGGAACATAG